The segment ATATTTAAAAGCCGTTAAAGAACAATCGCCTAGCAATGGCGCTGTCGAAGAAGTACCATTCGGTGGTCCGTTTGTTGGGACCCTATACCAATATCTCTTAGGATCATTTGGACTACAAAACAAAGGCTCTGCCGGAGGGTTAATCGATGTCGATCCAGATTCTGGCGACTATCGCTTCTATCCGATTTCAGAGCAATACAAAGAACTGTTAGTCTACATGAATAAGCTATTTAGTGAAGGGCTGATTGAGAAAAATATTTTCACGATTGATCACCATCAATATGTAGCCAATTATACAGAAGGTAAATATGGCAGTGTAGTATGGTACAGCCCGACAAAAGTTACCGGGGAAGAAGTTGGTAGTCAATACGTAGGGATGCCAGCGTTAGAAGGACCATTTGGAGATAAACAATGGACGACACTATCTGATCCAGTGTTAATTCCAGGGGCTTTTGCGATCACAAGTGAAAATAAGCACCCTGCGGCAACGATGAGATGGATCGACTATTTTTACGGGGAAGAAGGGCTTGAGTTTTTCTTCATGGGTATTGAAGGAGAAACGTACGAAGAAGATGAAGAAGGCAACCTCGTGTACAAAGATCATATTTTAAACAGTGAAGACGATCTATCTCTTACCGAGGAACTTAAAAAGTATTTTTCGTTCCCGGGCGGTGGTTTCCCATCTATGACGACGCAAAGGTTCTTCCAAGGTGCTGAAAGTTCGCCTGAATCCATAGCGGCTGCAGAAACACTTGAACCTTATTTAATTGATGACCGCTGGATTAGAATGCCACATACAAAAGAAGAAAGTGATCAGCTGCGCGGCTTTGGAACAGATATCGAAAAGTACGTTTCTGAAATGCGAGAGAAATTTATTTCAGGAGCCGAGCCAATGTCAAATTGGGATACCTATGTGAACGAGATTGAAAACATGGGATTGGAAGACTATATGGAGGTGAAAACGACGGCGATTGAAAGACAGTTTGCGGAATGATCTTTTCAAATGAATTTTAACCAGTCAAAAAATACACGAGTGATGTTCGTCCTATCTTATAAAATCCTAAGTTTGGTTTGTTCAGTGAAACGTTTGGACAATTAGTGAGTATGAAATTTCTGGCTAGGGGGATCAATTTGAATAACAAAAAAAATTTCGTTGTATTCTCATTATTTTTAATTATCTTTACAACGGCATGTGGAAATTCGGCAAATACGGAATTTACAGGGCCAAGTGAAGAAGAATTAGCTAACTTGAATGAATCGGGCTTCCCAATCGTTAAAGAGCAAATTTCACTTGACTTTTTTGCCGGACAAGCACCAGCGACAAACCCAGACTGGAATGACGTATTAATTTTCAATGAATATGAGGAAATGACCAATATTGATATCAATTGGAAGATGGTACCTCGTGAAACACTATCTGAACAAAGGAATCTCGCTTTCGGTAGTGGCAACTTGCCTGATGCCTTCCATAGTGCAGGCATTGGCACAGCTGACTTAATGAAATACGGTGAGCAGGGGATGTTAATTCCCCTAAATGATCTAATTGATCAATACGCGCCGAATTTTAAAGCAATTTTGGAAGAGAACCCTGACATTGAAAAATCTGTCACGATGCCGGATGGAAACATTTACTCTTTTCCTCTGATTGGTGAACCCGACTTTTTATCGTATCGAATGGGTCCGAAGCCGTTTATCAATAAAGAATGGCTCGATGAATTAGGTATGGATATGCCAGAAACGACAGAAGAATATTATCAATATTTGAAAGCCGTTAAGGAAGGTGGACCAAGCAATGGGGCGGTTGAAGAAGTGCCATTTGGAGGGCCGTCCATTGGGACTTTATATCAATACCTCTTAGGGTCATTCGGGCTACAAAACAAAGGCTCTTCCGGTGGATTGATTGATATTGATCCAGATTCAGGTGACTATCGTTTCTACCCGATTTCAGAACAATATAAAGAACTATTGGCTTACATGAACAAGCTGTTTAGTGAAGGGCTCATTGAGAAAAACATTTTTACGATTGATCATCATCAGTATATCGCCAATTATGCTGCAGGTAGATATGGAAGCATTGTGTGGTATAGTCCTACGCAAATCATGGGCGAAGAAATTGGCAGTCAATACGTAGGAATGCCAGCACTTGAAGGACCTTATGGAGACAAAACATGGACGACATTATATGATCCAGTATTGATTACAGGTGCTTTTGCGATTACAAGTGAAAATGAGCATCCAGCATCAACGATGAGATGGATTGATTATTTCTACAGCGATGAAGGACTTGAATTTTTCTTCATGGGTATCAAAGGAAAAACATACGAAGAAGATGAGGAAGGCAACCTTGTCTATATGGATCACATATTGAATAGTAAAGAGGGACTTTCTTTTGAAGAAGAACTTAAAAAGTATCTCACTTTTCCTGGTGGAGGGTTCCCATCTATGACGACGCAAAGGTTTTTCCAAGCTGCTGAAAGTTCTCCGGAATCCATAGCGGCTGCAGAAA is part of the Litoribacterium kuwaitense genome and harbors:
- a CDS encoding extracellular solute-binding protein, with amino-acid sequence MKNFLIFSVFFWFAIALSACGNSATTEFTGPTEKELENLNESNFPIVKEQITLDFFAGQAPATNPDWNDVLIFNEYEEMTNIDINWKMVPHETLSEQRNLAFGSGNLPDAFHSTGIGTADLMKYGEQGMLIPLNDLIDEYAPNFKKIMKDNPDIEKSVTMPDGNIYSLPLIGEPDFLSYRMGPKPFINKVWLDELSMDMPETTEEYYQYLKAVKEQSPSNGAVEEVPFGGPFVGTLYQYLLGSFGLQNKGSAGGLIDVDPDSGDYRFYPISEQYKELLVYMNKLFSEGLIEKNIFTIDHHQYVANYTEGKYGSVVWYSPTKVTGEEVGSQYVGMPALEGPFGDKQWTTLSDPVLIPGAFAITSENKHPAATMRWIDYFYGEEGLEFFFMGIEGETYEEDEEGNLVYKDHILNSEDDLSLTEELKKYFSFPGGGFPSMTTQRFFQGAESSPESIAAAETLEPYLIDDRWIRMPHTKEESDQLRGFGTDIEKYVSEMREKFISGAEPMSNWDTYVNEIENMGLEDYMEVKTTAIERQFAE
- a CDS encoding extracellular solute-binding protein, which translates into the protein MNNKKNFVVFSLFLIIFTTACGNSANTEFTGPSEEELANLNESGFPIVKEQISLDFFAGQAPATNPDWNDVLIFNEYEEMTNIDINWKMVPRETLSEQRNLAFGSGNLPDAFHSAGIGTADLMKYGEQGMLIPLNDLIDQYAPNFKAILEENPDIEKSVTMPDGNIYSFPLIGEPDFLSYRMGPKPFINKEWLDELGMDMPETTEEYYQYLKAVKEGGPSNGAVEEVPFGGPSIGTLYQYLLGSFGLQNKGSSGGLIDIDPDSGDYRFYPISEQYKELLAYMNKLFSEGLIEKNIFTIDHHQYIANYAAGRYGSIVWYSPTQIMGEEIGSQYVGMPALEGPYGDKTWTTLYDPVLITGAFAITSENEHPASTMRWIDYFYSDEGLEFFFMGIKGKTYEEDEEGNLVYMDHILNSKEGLSFEEELKKYLTFPGGGFPSMTTQRFFQAAESSPESIAAAETLEPYLIEEPWVGMPHTKEESDQLRGFGTDIEKYVSEMREKFISGAEPMSNWDTYVNEIQNMGLEDYMEIKTTAIERQFAE